The DNA window ACTCGGTGTGAAATCCCCAAATAACTACAATAATAATTGGAGTAATGCCGCCAAAAATACCATAACAGCACTAATTTCCTACTTTAGCCCAGCTGTAGGAGCAATAGCTACTGCTGCTCAGATTGTCAATTATTGGAAGGAAGCTGCAAAGCCTACTGGATCACATGCAGATGTCGTCGGAAACTACTGGAACTTCTGGGATCCCAGCGGTGCCAAGACCGATTCACTTGGACACTACGTCGAATATACGCACAAAGTCCCTCCAAGAGAAGAGTATGGGAAGGATTACTTTGATTCAACAATAAGGAATTCCCAAAATAACAATATGAATCAGATAGATAATTATGTGAAAACTTTCGGATTGTCAATGTATATCAATTCAAGTCCAAATAATATGTCTACATCTGAGCAGAAAAAATACGGGGTCGAAAAAGTTCCTGCAGCAAAATCAAGGGCAGCTATGCTATCTGATCAGGAACTTGACCCTGACGAACCAGTATACATTGCAAGAAATCCAACTGTAAAGATAGAAGAACTATAGTTCACTCACCACATTTCTCAACATAAATACTGGTTTCATTGGAGTCATGAATGAGAACATCAACATAGGAGCACTTCGTAGGAGATAGTTTTCCAACATTTACTGCAGATTTATTGCCGTTCTCTACATTTTCTATAGTGAGTTCATAATCACCTGGTTTCTTAGGTAGGTCT is part of the Haladaptatus paucihalophilus DX253 genome and encodes:
- a CDS encoding twin-arginine translocation signal domain-containing protein — protein: MPRKKTESEGNTSSRAEGRRQFLKKTGTLGATISTGVVGLSGISIARPIGPDDPKAHSTHQTRDLGSHYYYDERIVDTGSRVEFVDSTFLAGKWNFVYRTSAATYSIDHKPSTDESKKAGVITGGEGFTIKELDNPRQVSTSISGNADWGLGVKSPNNYNNNWSNAAKNTITALISYFSPAVGAIATAAQIVNYWKEAAKPTGSHADVVGNYWNFWDPSGAKTDSLGHYVEYTHKVPPREEYGKDYFDSTIRNSQNNNMNQIDNYVKTFGLSMYINSSPNNMSTSEQKKYGVEKVPAAKSRAAMLSDQELDPDEPVYIARNPTVKIEEL